The Lentzea guizhouensis genome contains a region encoding:
- a CDS encoding DinB family protein: MTMELDELLYELNDQRKTFRVTMRGLTAAEAVKRTTASELTLGGLLKHLTSCERGWTHILTEQPLPPPGMLDFDQYTWPGGDFDELLASYDEAVRATDEAVRTASLDHLVPLPSAPWDPDPRPMSIRRIVLHLIRETAQHAGHADIIRESLDGQSTTASLYES, translated from the coding sequence ATGACCATGGAGCTGGACGAACTGCTGTACGAGCTGAACGACCAACGCAAGACCTTCCGCGTCACGATGCGGGGTCTGACCGCTGCGGAGGCCGTGAAGCGCACGACGGCCAGCGAGCTCACGCTGGGTGGGTTGCTCAAGCACCTCACCTCGTGTGAGCGCGGCTGGACGCACATCCTGACCGAGCAGCCGCTGCCCCCGCCGGGAATGCTGGACTTCGACCAGTACACCTGGCCCGGCGGCGACTTCGACGAGCTGCTCGCGTCCTACGACGAAGCGGTGCGCGCGACCGACGAGGCCGTGCGCACCGCTTCGCTCGACCACCTGGTGCCGCTGCCGTCCGCGCCCTGGGACCCGGACCCGCGGCCCATGTCGATCCGCCGGATCGTGCTGCACCTGATCAGGGAGACCGCGCAGCACGCGGGTCACGCGGACATCATCCGCGAGTCGCTCGACGGCCAGTCGACGACGGCCTCCCTGTACGAGAGCTAG
- a CDS encoding DUF4360 domain-containing protein, with the protein MLKTLAAAALALTAVLTAPAANAIPDVPDYVTIDVVTVNGSGCPAGTAAVASADDRTAFTVTYSQYLAQAGQGSAPTDFRKNCQLNLRVTYPQGFTFGIAQADYRGFANLQAGATGTEKGNYYFQGMSQTASRTHTFNGPKSDNWQATDRAQVAEIIYAPCGEVRHLNINTELRVNAGTASKAHSFMTMDSTDSSVSTKYQFSWKRC; encoded by the coding sequence ATGCTGAAAACGCTGGCGGCTGCCGCCCTCGCACTGACCGCGGTTCTCACCGCGCCCGCTGCGAACGCGATTCCCGATGTTCCCGACTACGTCACCATCGACGTGGTCACCGTGAACGGTTCCGGCTGCCCCGCCGGCACCGCCGCCGTCGCGTCGGCGGACGACCGCACGGCGTTCACCGTGACCTACAGCCAGTACCTGGCGCAGGCAGGTCAGGGCTCGGCGCCGACCGACTTCCGCAAGAACTGCCAGCTCAACCTGCGCGTGACCTACCCGCAGGGCTTCACGTTCGGCATCGCCCAGGCCGACTACCGCGGCTTCGCCAACCTGCAGGCAGGAGCCACCGGAACGGAAAAGGGGAACTACTACTTCCAGGGCATGTCCCAGACCGCGAGCCGCACCCACACGTTCAACGGCCCGAAGAGCGACAACTGGCAGGCGACCGACCGCGCCCAGGTCGCGGAAATCATCTACGCGCCGTGCGGCGAAGTCCGGCACCTGAACATCAACACCGAGCTGCGCGTGAACGCGGGAACGGCGTCGAAGGCCCACAGCTTCATGACGATGGATTCGACCGACAGCAGTGTCAGCACCAAGTACCAGTTCTCCTGGAAGCGCTGCTGA
- a CDS encoding glycoside hydrolase family 19 protein, giving the protein MLKKRILASLAAGVVAASLAVIAPTASSQAEVSAQACTFTDWVQGQWYTTGSIVKFEGNYYIAEHDNPGYSPTVSTWYWEPTSCDGGGGGGGATCTSATDWVAGRQYYTGNIVRYNGSYYIAEHDNPGYDPTVSTWFWEPHNCNGGGNPGGGFPVSEAQFNQMFPGRNSFYSYQGFVDAARTIPAFGTTGSDTVKKQEVAAFLANASHETGGLVYIEEINKNNDLCDESQPYGCPAGTYAYYGRGPIQLSWNFNYKAAGDYLGLNLLQNPHQVAQNSTTAWRTAIWYWMTQRGPGTMTPHDAMVNSAGFGQTIRSINGSLECDGRNPAQVQSRVSKYQSITGIIGVTPGGNLYC; this is encoded by the coding sequence TTGCTGAAAAAACGCATCTTGGCGTCTCTTGCGGCGGGTGTGGTGGCGGCTTCGCTGGCCGTCATCGCACCGACCGCGTCCTCACAGGCAGAAGTGTCCGCGCAGGCCTGCACCTTCACGGACTGGGTCCAGGGTCAGTGGTACACCACCGGCTCGATCGTGAAGTTCGAAGGCAACTACTACATCGCCGAGCACGACAACCCCGGCTACAGCCCGACGGTCTCCACCTGGTACTGGGAGCCGACGAGCTGTGACGGTGGCGGCGGAGGCGGTGGCGCCACCTGCACCAGCGCCACGGACTGGGTCGCGGGGCGGCAGTACTACACCGGCAACATCGTGCGCTACAACGGTTCTTACTACATCGCCGAGCACGACAACCCCGGTTACGACCCGACGGTCTCCACCTGGTTCTGGGAACCGCACAACTGCAACGGCGGCGGCAACCCCGGCGGCGGCTTCCCCGTCTCCGAGGCCCAGTTCAACCAGATGTTCCCCGGCCGCAACAGCTTCTACAGCTACCAGGGCTTCGTGGACGCCGCACGCACGATCCCCGCGTTCGGCACCACCGGCAGCGACACCGTGAAGAAGCAGGAAGTGGCCGCGTTCCTCGCGAACGCGTCGCACGAGACCGGTGGCCTCGTGTACATCGAAGAGATCAACAAGAACAACGACCTCTGCGATGAGAGCCAGCCCTACGGCTGCCCGGCCGGCACCTACGCCTACTACGGCCGCGGTCCGATCCAGCTGTCGTGGAACTTCAACTACAAGGCCGCGGGCGACTACCTCGGCCTGAACCTGCTGCAGAACCCCCACCAGGTGGCGCAGAACTCCACGACCGCGTGGCGGACGGCGATCTGGTACTGGATGACGCAGCGCGGGCCCGGCACCATGACCCCGCACGACGCGATGGTCAACAGCGCCGGCTTCGGCCAGACGATCCGCAGCATCAACGGGTCGCTGGAGTGCGACGGCCGCAACCCGGCGCAGGTGCAGAGCCGTGTCTCGAAGTACCAGTCGATCACCGGCATCATCGGTGTGACCCCTGGCGGCAACCTGTACTGCTAG
- a CDS encoding DUF4360 domain-containing protein — MLNTVAAAALAMSTIIVPPGGAPGTTPPPDHITIDVVTINGSGCRAGTAAVAVSPDNKAFTVTYSEFMAQVGPQALPTDFRKNCQLNLRVNVPSGFTYGIASTDYRGFAHLERGATALERANYYFQGMSQTEYKQHNYKGPFSDDWQATDTTDVAAIVYHPCGEKRNFNINTELRVSAGTSDPKKTTSFISMDSTDGAIETTYHFAWKVCPPPRP, encoded by the coding sequence ATGCTCAACACAGTGGCCGCGGCCGCACTCGCGATGTCGACCATCATCGTCCCGCCTGGAGGCGCACCCGGCACCACGCCTCCGCCGGACCACATCACCATCGACGTCGTGACCATCAACGGCTCAGGCTGCCGGGCCGGCACGGCAGCCGTCGCCGTGTCCCCCGACAACAAGGCCTTCACCGTCACCTACAGCGAGTTCATGGCGCAGGTCGGTCCCCAGGCCCTGCCGACCGACTTCCGCAAGAACTGCCAGCTGAACCTGCGCGTCAACGTGCCGTCCGGCTTCACCTACGGCATCGCCTCGACCGACTACAGAGGCTTCGCCCACCTCGAGCGCGGCGCCACCGCCCTGGAGCGGGCCAACTACTACTTCCAGGGCATGTCGCAGACGGAGTACAAGCAGCACAACTACAAGGGCCCGTTCAGCGACGACTGGCAGGCGACCGACACCACCGACGTGGCCGCGATCGTCTACCACCCGTGCGGCGAGAAGCGGAACTTCAACATCAACACGGAGCTGCGGGTCAGCGCGGGCACGTCCGACCCGAAGAAGACGACCAGCTTCATCTCGATGGACTCCACCGACGGGGCGATCGAGACGACCTACCACTTCGCGTGGAAGGTCTGCCCGCCACCGAGGCCGTAA
- a CDS encoding mycoredoxin — protein MAPDQLTVYSTSWCGYCRILKSSLDREGIEYAEINIEETPGAAEFVMSVNGGNRTVPTVHFPNGKALTNPSLAQVKEQLAG, from the coding sequence ATGGCTCCCGACCAGCTGACCGTCTACTCCACCTCGTGGTGCGGCTACTGCCGCATCCTGAAGAGCTCGCTCGACCGCGAGGGCATCGAGTACGCGGAGATCAACATCGAGGAGACGCCCGGTGCGGCCGAGTTCGTGATGAGCGTGAACGGCGGCAACCGCACGGTGCCGACGGTTCACTTCCCGAACGGCAAGGCGCTCACGAACCCGTCGCTGGCGCAGGTGAAGGAACAGCTCGCGGGCTGA